A single genomic interval of Pyrus communis chromosome 7, drPyrComm1.1, whole genome shotgun sequence harbors:
- the LOC137741006 gene encoding senescence-specific cysteine protease SAG39-like, which yields MEFINLQPWKCMCLSLILMMGAWSSGATSRTLQDASMYGRYEQWLTRYGRVYNNVNEKETRFKIFNENVAFIESSNKYANKPYKLSVNQFADLTNEEFKASRNGFKGHECSTKTTSFKYENVTASLPATMDWRKKGAVTPIKDQGQCGCCWAFSAVAATEGITQLTTGKLISLSEQELVDCDTAGEDQGCEGGLMDDAFQFIQQNHGISTEANYPYDGVDGACNSKKEASHAAKITGFEDVPANSEKALLAAVAHQPVSVAIDASGSDFQFYSSGVFTGTCGTSLDHGVTAVGYGVSEDGTKYWLVKNSWGAEWGEAGYIRMQRDVAAAEGLCGIAMAASYPTA from the exons ATGGAGTTCATTAACCTGCAGCCGTGGAAATGTATGTGCTTGAGCTTGATCCTCATGATGGGAGCCTGGTCATCCGGAGCCACTTCTCGCACTCTACAAGATGCATCGATGTACGGGAGATATGAGCAATGGTTGACTCGTTATGGTCGCGTATATAACAATGTTAATGAGAAGGAGACTCGTTTCAAGATATTCAACGAAAATGTGGCGTTTATAGAATCTTCCAATAAGTATGCAAACAAACCTTACAAATTAAGCGTCAATCAATTTGCAGAccttacaaatgaagagttcAAAGCCTCAAGAAATGGATTCAAGGGACACGAGTGCTCCACGAAGACAACTTCGTTCAAATACGAAAATGTGACCGCATCATTACCAGCAACAATGGATTGGAGAAAGAAAGGAGCAGTAACCCCCATCAAGGACCAAGGCCAATGCG GATGTTGTTGGGCTTTTTCAGCAGTGGCCGCCACAGAAGGAATTACACAGCTTACAACTGGGAAATTAATCTCTTTGTCTGAGCAAGAGCTCGTTGACTGTGACACTGCAGGTGAAGACCAAGGATGTGAGGGCGGGTTGATGGACGATGCCTTCCAGttcatccaacaaaatcacGGGATTAGCACAGAAGCTAATTACCCCTACGACGGTGTTGATGGTGCATGTAACTCCAAGAAGGAAGCCAGCCATGCAGCCAAGATAACTGGCTTTGAAGATGTCCCTGCAAACAGTGAAAAGGCCCTTCTTGCCGCAGTAGCTCACCAACCTGTTTCTGTTGCCATTGATGCTAGTGGTTCCGACTTCCAGTTCTATTCAAGCGGTGTCTTTACCGGAACCTGTGGAACGAGCCTTGACCATGGTGTTACCGCTGTTGGTTATGGCGTGAGTGAGGATGGGACTAAGTATTGGCTAGTGAAAAACTCATGGGGTGCAGAATGGGGTGAAGCTGGGTACATAAGAATGCAAAGAGATGTTGCTGCAGCGGAAGGACTTTGTGGCATTGCTATGGCTGCCTCTTACCCCACAGCTTAA